In Solanum pennellii chromosome 7, SPENNV200, the following are encoded in one genomic region:
- the LOC107024634 gene encoding protein DETOXIFICATION 29-like yields the protein MEEDYHYLPCFDSEDDMQSIDGLKTFFHEFYIESKKLWSLASPAISTSICQYSIAQITQLFAGHLGVLQLAAVSVENSVIAGLCYGALLGMGSALETLCGQAYGAKQLDMLGVYLQRSLIILNTAALALMFLYLFATQILLFIGQPMDIAKWAGKFSIWMIPQLFAYAMNFPIQKFLQAQSKMMVMAIIAAIALVGHTLLSWLFMMKMDLGLVAGAVVLNGSWWFMVLAQFVYILCGTCGEAWSGFTFKAFENIWGFVRLSLASGVMICLEYWYFMALIISAGYVKDAKIAVDAVSICTSIVGWTFMLCIGFNAAISVRVSNELGAGHPRTAKFSVLVVSITSLLIGTILTIALFVARSRYPPLFTKSFEVQQAVYELTPLLGTTIMLNGLQPTLSGVAIGAGWQTYVAYINIVSYYAFGIPLGLIFSFCLDMGVKGMWTGMLLGTTFQTSILILMISKTNWKKEASVAEERVKEWRGSK from the exons ATGGAGGAAGATTATCACTATTTGCCTTGTTTTGATTCTGAGGATGATATGCAAAGTATTGATGGACTTAAAACTTTCTTCCATGAATTCTACATTGAATCAAAGAAGTTATGGAGTCTTGCTTCTCCAGCAATTTCAACTTCAATATGTCAATACTCAATTGCTCAAATCACACAACTCTTTGCTGGCCATCTTGGAGTCTTACAACTTGCTGCTGTTTCTGTAGAAAACTCTGTGATTGCTGGACTATGTTATGGTGCTTTG TTAGGTATGGGAAGTGCATTAGAAACACTTTGTGGACAAGCATATGGAGCTAAACAATTAGACATGTTAGGTGTCTATTTGCAAAGATCTTTGATTATACTCAACACAGCAGCATTAGCCTTAATGTTTCTCTACTTATTTGCAACTCAAATTCTACTATTCATTGGCCAGCCTATGGACATAGCAAAATGGGCTGGTAAATTTTCTATTTGGATGATACCTCAACTATTTGCCTATGCAATGAACTTCCCTATTCAAAAATTCCTTCAAGCCCAAAGCAAGATGATGGTTATGGCCATTATAGCTGCGATCGCGCTAGTTGGCCATACCTTGTTGAGTTGGTTGTTCATGATGAAAATGGATTTGGGGCTAGTGGCTGGAGCTGTAGTGCTAAATGGTTCATGGTGGTTCATGGTACTTGCTCAATTTGTTTACATTTTATGTGGGACTTGTGGTGAAGCTTGGTCTGGATTTACTTTCAAGGCATTTGAAAATATTTGGGGATTTGTTAGGTTGTCTCTTGCATCTGGTGTCATGATCTG CTTAGAGTACTGGTACTTTATGGCTTTGATTATCTCTGCTGGATACGTGAAGGATGCAAAAATTGCTGTTGACGCAGTCTCCATATG CACCAGCATAGTTGGATGGACGTTCATGTTGTGCATTGGTTTTAATGCAGCAATAAG TGTAAGGGTGTCAAATGAACTAGGAGCAGGGCACCCCAGAACAGCAAAATTTTCAGTCCTAGTGGTATCAATTACTTCACTTTTAATTGGTACAATACTTACGATAGCACTTTTTGTTGCTCGAAGTCGATATCCACCTTTGTTTACGAAAAGTTTTGAAGTTCAGCAAGCCGTGTATGAACTTACTCCTCTATTAGGAACTACAATTATGCTTAACGGCCTTCAACCTACTCTTTCAG GTGTGGCTATTGGAGCAGGTTGGCAAACATATGTAGCTTACATTAACATAGTAAGCTACTATGCATTTGGTATTCCTTTGGGCCTTATTTTTAGCTTTTGCCTCGACATGGGTGTTAAG